The following proteins come from a genomic window of Alnus glutinosa chromosome 10, dhAlnGlut1.1, whole genome shotgun sequence:
- the LOC133880155 gene encoding putative pentatricopeptide repeat-containing protein At1g26500, producing the protein MFRRIELTTKPIINLLYHHHHSHIRPLSTDPTHPPQLSNPTTTISPVNPDHLLRVCTILYQQQHSPEPRLHSKLRACHDDHLTHEFFLQVCNKFPLSWRPVYLFFQYTEANPRRFAHTSVSFNKLLDVVGDSRNIDLFWELLQEMGRRRLVNDKTFRIALRTLAAARELKKCVEFFHLMNACGCVYSLETLNKVVEALCGDGLVEEAKFVVSKLKECIRPSGITYKCLIKGFCDVGDLVEASKVWNLMVDEGFQPDIDAVEKMMETFFKINRYDEALKLFQTMRTKRMNDLGLSTYRLVIEWMCKRGKISQAYVVFEEMHERGIQADNLTLASLIYGLLARGRVREAYRIGEGIEKPEISVYHGLIKGLLKLRRAREATQVFREMIKRGCEPTMHTYIMLLQGHLGRRGRKGTDPLVNFETIFVGGLVKAGKSLEATKYMERSLRRGLEVPRFDYNKFLHYYSNEEGVVMFEEVSKKLREVGLFDLADIFQRYGEKMATRDRRRRNRAVEP; encoded by the coding sequence atGTTCAGACGAATAGAACTCACCACTAAACCTATCATCAACCTCCTCTATCACCACCACCACAGCCACATTCGTCCCTTAAGCACCGACCCTACTCACCCACCACAACTCTCCAACCCCACCACCACCATTTCCCCAGTCAACCCAGACCACCTCCTCCGTGTCTGCACCATTCTCTACCAGCAACAGCACTCCCCCGAGCCACGCCTCCACTCCAAGCTCCGCGCTTGCCACGACGACCACCTCACCCACGAGTTCTTCCTCCAAGTCTGCAACAAGTTCCCGCTCTCATGGCGCCCCGTTTACCTCTTCTTTCAGTACACCGAGGCCAACCCACGTCGTTTCGCCCACACCTCCGTCTCCTTCAACAAGCTTCTCGACGTCGTTGGCGACTCCAGGAACATCGACCTCTTCTGGGAGCTTCTCCAGGAGATGGGTCGGCGTCGTCTCGTGAACGACAAGACTTTTAGGATCGCGCTCAGGACGTTGGCGGCGGCGAGGGAGTTGAAGAAGTGCGTGGAGTTTTTCCACTTGATGAATGCCTGTGGGTGTGTGTATAGTTTGGAGACTTTGAATAAGGTGGTCGAGGCTTTGTGTGGGGATGGGCTTGTTGAGGAGGCCAAGTTTGTTGTCTCCAAGTTGAAAGAATGTATAAGACCAAGTGGGATTACTTataagtgtttgataaaaggtTTCTGCGATGTGGGTGATTTAGTTGAGGCTTCGAAGGTTTGGAACTTGATGGTGGATGAAGGGTTCCAGCCGGATATCGATGCGGTTGAGAAAATGATGGAAACTTTTTTCAAGATTAATCGGTACGACGAGGCACTGAAGCTTTTTCAGACGATGAGGACGAAGAGGATGAATGATTTGGGTCTTTCAACTTACAGGCTTGTGATCGAGTGGATGTGTAAAAGGGGCAAGATTTCCCAAGCATATGTGGTGTTTGAAGAAATGCACGAGAGAGGGATTCAAGCCGATAATCTAACGTTGGCATCGCTTATTTACGGGCTTTTAGCTAGAGGGAGAGTTAGAGAGGCTTATAGGATTGGGGAAGGGATTGAGAAACCGGAAATTAGTGTTTACCATGGGTTGATCAAGGGGCTTCTGAAGTTGAGAAGGGCAAGGGAAGCAACCCAAGTGTTTCGGGAGATGATAAAGAGAGGGTGTGAGCCCACAATGCATACCTACATAATGTTATTGCAAGGGCATTTAGGGAGGAGAGGGAGGAAGGGAACAGACCCACTTGTGAATTTTGAAACCATTTTTGTTGGAGGTTTGGTTAAGGCAGGGAAATCCTTGGAAGCCACCAAGTATATGGAGAGGTCTCTGAGGAGAGGGCTTGAGGTGCCCAGATTTGACTACAATAAGTTTTTGCATTATTATTCCAATGAGGAGGGTGTTGTTATGTTTGAGGAGGTGTCAAAGAAATTGAGAGAGGTAGGGTTGTTTGATTTGGCAGATATATTTCAGAGGTACGGGGAGAAAATGGCCACGAgagacagaagaagaagaaacagagcAGTTGAACCTTGA